One Heteronotia binoei isolate CCM8104 ecotype False Entrance Well chromosome 10, APGP_CSIRO_Hbin_v1, whole genome shotgun sequence genomic region harbors:
- the FIGNL1 gene encoding fidgetin-like protein 1, whose translation METASPSDIHLSEWQKNFFAVTSGTCTPGQKADAYRGQILRIQYAWANSEISQVCAASLFKKYSERYSAVIDSDNTETGLNNYAENILTLAQSQQNDSEKWQSALTTSNVMELECVREIMQAGKKFQRSQMAQADKEVNASVSSGLSKPAVCFSDGESVLGAGSSNCVSQGPDSLVGPSSLKCRQNGMASSTKVAVAHSFSSIPVSEVSDIGSHATPLLGNGSSAFNSSSKLASISGLGQDSLSHPPFPAEVNNLGKRKTFFGFSEESSNVAYGYKSSVNTEGKDFSGNGSKNNENRISGFKTAKEQLWVDQQKKTQNQLQRTTLASYGGTKKSLGAGRSRGPFGKFVPPVPKQDGNENLGVQHKSSGVEPTELTCPTDERLKNIEPKMIELIMHEIMDRGPAVNWDDIAGAEFAKATIKEIVVWPMLRPDIFVGLRGPPKGILLFGPPGTGKTLIGKCIACQSGATFFSISASSLTSKWVGEGEKMVRALFAVARCHQPAVIFIDEIDSLLSQRGDGEHESSRRIKTEFLVQLDGATTSSEDRILVVGATNRPQEIDEAARRRLVKRLYIPLPEASARRQIVSRLMSREHFSLTEEEVELIVKKSDGFSGSDMTQLCQEASLGPIRSLQSVDITTITPEQVRPIVFQDFDNALKTVRPSVSTKDLELYETWNQTFGCGR comes from the coding sequence ATGGAGACTGCTAGTCCCAGTGACATACACCTGAGTGAATGGCAGAAGAATTTCTTTGCTGTTACCTCTGGCACCTGTACACCAGGACAGAAGGCAGACGCATACCGTGGACAGATTTTACGCATTCAGTATGCATGGGCGAACTCCGAGATCTCCCAGGTTTGTGCTGCCAGCCTGTTCAAAAAATACTCAGAAAGATACTCTGCAGTTATTGACTCTGACAACACAGAGACCGGCTTGAATAACTACGCTGAAAACATTTTGACTTTGGCACAAAGTCAGCAGAATGACAGTGAAAAATGGCAATCTGCTTTGACAACAAGCAATGTGATGGAGTTGGAGTGTGTGCGAGAGATAATGCAGGCTGGCAAAAAGTTCCAGAGGTCTCAGATGGCACAAGCAGATAAAGAGGTCAATGCTTCTGTTTCTTCAGGTCTTTCCAAACCTGCTGTCTGCTTCAGTGATGGAGAGTCTGTTCTTGGAGCTGGCTCATCAAATTGTGTAAGTCAGGGCCCAGATAGCCTTGTGGGTCCCAGTTCTTTGAAATGTCGTCAGAATGGCATGGCTTCCTCAACCAAAGTAGCAGTTGCACATTCTTTTTCATCTATACCTGTAAGCGAAGTGTCTGATATAGGATCTCATGCAACTCCATTACTTGGAAATGGTAGTTCAGCATTTAATAGTTCTTCGAAACTTGCAAGTATTTCTGGTTTGGGGCAGGACTCTTTATCTCATCCTCCTTTTCCAGCAGAGGTAAACAATCtgggtaaaaggaaaactttttttggATTTAGTGAAGAAAGCAGTAATGTAGCTTACGGTTATAAGTCCTCAGTTAATACAGAAGGAAAGGATTTTTCAGGGAATGGAAGCAAAAATAATGAGAATAGAATATCTGGTTTCAAAACTGCAAAGGAGCAGCTCTGGGTGGATcagcagaaaaaaacccaaaatcaaCTCCAGCGAACAACACTCGCATCTTACGGGGGTACGAAAAAGTCTTTGGGAGCTGGAAGGTCTCGGGGGCCATTTGGAAAATTTGTCCCTCCAGTACCAAAACAAGATGGAAATGAAAATTTGGGTGTGCAGCACAAATCTTCTGGTGTAGAGCCTACAGAATTGACTTGTCCTACAGATGAACGGTTAAAGAATATAGAACCAAAAATGATAGAACTTATCATGCATGAGATTATGGATCGTGGGCCTGCAGTCAACTGGGATGATATTGCTGGTGCTGAATTTGCAAAAGCAACTATCAAGGAAATAGTAGTGTGGCCTATGTTGAGGCCTGACATTTTTGTAGGCTTACGGGGTCcaccaaaaggaattcttttgtTTGGTCCCCCTGGGACAGGGAAGACTCTCATTGGCAAATGTATTGCATGTCAGTCTGGTGCCACATTTTTTAGCATCAGTGCGTCTTCACTGACTTCTAAGTGGGTTGGTGAAGGGGAAAAGATGGTCCGTGCATTGTTTGCTGTGGCACGATGCCATCAGCCAGCAGTAATTTTTATTGATGAAATTGATTCTCTGTTGTCCCAGCGTGGAGATGGGGAACATGAATCTTCTAGAAGAATAAAAACTGAGTTCTTGGTTCAGCTAGATGGAGCAACAACTTCTTCTGAAGACCGCATTTTAGTTGTAGGAGCAACCAACCGTCCACAAGAGATTGATGAGGCTGCTAGGAGGAGGCTGGTGAAGAGACTGTACATCCCACTTCCTGAAGCTTCTGCCAGAAGGCAGATAGTGTCTCGTCTAATGtcaagggaacacttctccctaaCTGAAGAGGAAGTTGAACTCATCGTCAAAAAATCAGATGGGTTTTCTGGGTCTGACATGACCCAGCTATGTCAGGAGGCTTCTCTAGGTCCCATTCGTAGCCTTCAGTCTGTTGATATTACAACTATCACACCTGAGCAAGTACGACCTATTGTTTTTCAAGATTTTGATAATGCTTTAAAAACTGTGCGCCCTAGCGTTTCCACCAAAGATTTGGAATTGTATGAAACCTGGAATCAAACGTTTGGTTGTGGAAGATAA